Below is a genomic region from Helianthus annuus cultivar XRQ/B chromosome 2, HanXRQr2.0-SUNRISE, whole genome shotgun sequence.
ggttcggtttgtaaacgagccaagcataaGCAATGGTCccctcggttcgactcggctcgtaAACAGCCCTATCGGGAACACCGCAACCCCTCCGTCTCCCGTTGAAATTTCCAGTGAGCTCATGGTCAGATCGTATTAAAAACAACATAGAGAATTCACCAAATTTTAAAGAATATATAGTAAAAagtcgaaaaaaattacacatgtccATAAATTTTCATCAGTAGTTGATTGTTTTGTTCAGAAGTTGCTTGCAAGATTTAGTTTATCAAACCACCTGTTTAACAATTACTCATTTACCATTTGCAAGATAATACTCATTTGGATCTTCTTCATCAGAATCAAATTCAACCTGCACACAAGTTGTAATTACAATAAGGAAAATATTTTAGGAATCCAACTCAAAATCATAAATAACCCTTTTGAGGggaatagattttttttttttttattatttttttttttttttacattttcatcTCTGAACCACCCTCCATGGCAGTCGCGCTTCCAACCCGCTTCTATAAACTTGAGTTCTCTTTCCCTACACTCTCGATAATCCAATGACAGCCGGTCAACATTATTACCAGTTGCCTCCGTTGGACCAAAGCTCGAATTCTCAGGGATCGGGCATTGAGAAACGCTGTTAACTGTAGTACCTTGTTCAGGATGACTATGGTGAAGTAGATCAAAAGTGGCCTTTCGAGTTTTTTCAGTCAATGGTTTGCTAGCTAAGTTTGCCTGCTTTGTAGGTGTGTTACCAGTTTTGCTCGTGGAAGTAGATTCTAGCGACAACGCTATTCGCTTATTCATCTCATTTTGTCTTTCTTCTTCGTTTTGTTTGAGCCTACTTTCTGCAGCAAGATGGCGTCTTGATTTCATATGCATCTGCAAATTCATTTTTCAAAGACTTGAGGCAGCGCTACATGTACATGTTCGCCAAAATTGGTCAAATGTAGTGTACGAAGGAGGATGACTTGTAAAATTCTAGGattgttcatgagccgagccgagccaggccaagctcaggctcggctcgattataaaccaagctggctcggctcggatcagatttgaaaccgagctgaaaatctaagctcagGCTCGGCTcagctcggcttggtttggctcgattttaaaaaGGAAAACTAATACCTAGCCCTTAAAATTCAGTagtctaaaatattattcaagaGTTCAAAACAACATATCAGAATAAGTGcaacctaatacattacaagccaaaatcaaGTTCAACAACAAACAATAAGTTTTGAATTTCAACgaaatacaatattagttcattagcATGGTAATCAACCTTCAAATATGccataaatatcaaattacactcctaaatacatgtaaataataataagtttttgtaatatattataaggGTGacgttctagagtgaacactgatgtatttgtgaactgagtgagcAAATCCTaaccattgatttacatcatcaaatcgtaaaatacattagtgtattttcatcatcaaatcctggccattgatttacacttatgtattgataatcaagggctaggattagttcactagtgttcacaATCAAGGAGGTTGTTCACTAATGAACCTAACCCCGTATTATAATAACGTATagaaatataaaatatattacaaGTAAAATAATCCAagctaagccgagccgagctaccaagcgagccaaaccgagctAATCCGGCTCATTACGAGCCGGGCCGAGCTGGGcccactttctaaccgagccatATAGTGTGAGCTTTTTCCGAGCGAGCTCCGAGCCACGAGCTTTTTGGACAACCCTATGTAAAACCGACCAAAAGGATGAAGAGATTATGGTTAATTTGGTTTGTAAAAACTTTTTATGGCAATTTAATCAGGAACATGTAATAGTCCACGATCTAATCGATTATTAAACAACttaaaaataacataaaaaaattagggtttacacaTTGCTAAGCCTAACGTAAGGAAGAAGGCCCAAATCCACATGAACAAAATTAAATTTCATCAAGCCAACTGTATCTAGATATATGGCATAAGATAGTATAGGTGTAGTGGAAGTGTACATATCTAGATTACACAGAGCATAAAGAGGTAGTAGTTAATTTGAGAAAACATACGGAAAGGATTACAGGAGTATCAAAGACGGGAGTATGAGGGCAAAGGAGACAAGCATATTTGCCGCTAGAAAGCTTCCTGTAGGAGGAAGACTGATCGCCGGCGGCGTCCAACAGGAGGTCATCGACTCTTCTCTTCCGATAGTGAGCTTCTCTTCCCCAACTGTCTCCCCCAAACACGCTCATTGATCTTTTCTATCCATCTACGTTGGATCCACATAATTAACCTTTTGAGTAAAATATAGTCATGACCTGACCCGACCCAATCCGATATGAACCGGatatatttttatatacgtttgggctaaaatctttaaaaatatttcgCACCTTCATAGAAAAATTTTTGGGTCTGCCACTAGTCATGAGTTTAAGATACTTTTGCCACTTTTAGTCTAAAAAATGAAATAATTTTTTGTATCTGAGTCTAACGTTTTATTTTTTGTTACCATTTTCATCCGGGTGGTAAACTAggttagaattttctgttaaATTCATTCTTTTTTGTCAGTTTTCTCATTTAAATGAAGGATATAATCGTCATTTTATgtcataatatattttaattaaatgaggaaaacgacaaaaaaggagaagttaacagaaaattctaaccCAGTTTAATAATTGGATAAAAATAACAACAAAAATGAAATCTCATTAACCCATAtacaaaaagttttttttttttttctttttttactaaagtggcaaaaatgTTCTAAACTCACAGACCACTTTGTCATTTAACTCTAACCCTTTTTTTTCCTTTGAGTTGGCCTGTTATGAACCAGTTTAGCCCATCATGGCCCAATGAAACAACTCGTTCAATGAGCCCAAGAAGAAAGCAGACCCGTTGGATTGTGAAGAAATCATCGTAGAATTTTGAACATATACATTTATAACTTGATGATGTCATTCGGCAATAGTTTTGGTAAGTGATTGGCCCTTTTGACGGTCATTTTgacttttgtgtttttttttttcctttttttcgtATAATAGTTATTTATAGGTGATGGCAATTTATAATTTTATCCCAGGtgtaaaattatgatttcgtcctcgattcaaaataaaattttgcctTTGCCCCTTGCTTAAATTTACGATTTCGCCCTCAGTTAAAAAATACAGTtttgccccagttcaaaataaaaatatggttttgccctcagctagagtcctgccaaattacgatttggttcccagattaaaattatgattttgcccccagctaaaaattacgattttgcccgcagctaaaatattacgattttgcccccatttcaaaataaaaaaaaatgcttttgccctcagttcaaaatattattttacctccattttaaaattacgatttttcttCCGCTAAAATTTGCAATCTTGCCATCGTTGTTTTCCTTTGGCAAAACCATGGTAGTGTTTTCTTTTACTTTGTTGagttaattttgtttttattcatgccaaatagctgcctaacactcgctaattggtcctgacaaattattgttttgcccccaactctaagttacacgcttgtcatcgttttagttaattttttttttatcataactatggTACTGTTTTTCTTTAACTGGTTAACTTAATGTGTCTTTTTTGATATCGTGTTATAGGTAGCATATATAACTAACCGACATAAAGACGTACATGTTATTAACATAAGAAATACTCGGTttagcgccccgcaacgcgggcggcgcataactctagctgcctaacactggctcattagtcctgaaaaattacagttttgccctaaGCGAAAAagtacggtcttatcatcgtttttttcatagcaaaattataatagtctttttttaattgattgagaattattcgactattgtcccgcaacgcgggcgggacATCTACTAGTATAAAACAAAAGACACTGAAGGAATAGGTTATGAAGATTGTTAAGAAAATGTGATTGTTCTTCTTCCCACCTTACACCAATAAAAAATCGTGAACTTAAAAAAGAATTAAGAGAAGATTATCTGCATATTTGAATTTTATAATGAAAAAATAAGCCTTATAGAGCCACAAGAGTTCAATTCTCTGGTTGAACTACAAAAGTCCTTCTAGAAGATATTAACCATATCTATACAACCTGATAAAGTATAACATATGGGCAAAGTTGTAATTAACTATCTACTTTAAGACGTTTAGCATTAATTTTGTTGCGTATGGTACAAATAGTTTATGCAATAGTTCCTAATTTGGCTCCACTTATTATTGATATTTAATAAGACTTCACTACATTAAGTATTATTTTATCTATAAAACTGTAAATGAAGATTTAAATTTACATctattatttaatttttataaccAAATACTACTTGAATTAAGATCTgtcttatttaaatacttaacTATATAATTACTAAATATGTAGCTATAATAATACCCATATATAATCAACGTTTAAGGTAAATCGAGTTAGATTACGGTCTAAAGAGTCACAGTGACATTTACCGCATCATGCAGGCTAACCCACTAGTTTGGATAAAAATAGCACATCCAAATTCCAAACACCCCAACACCAATCTGGGCCAAACATTCATCTTCCGGCCCATAGCCCATTGGGCCTAAACCAAACCTCACGGTCCAGATCTGGTACCCCACTCTTCCCAATTTCCGATCCAGTAAAAGTAAACTTTCATCACCACTGTCTTCCCTCCCTCCCCTAGGGTTTCAGTTCTTCACCTCCAACGGTTACTGTGAACTGTTAACTTTCATCACCTGCATTTTTTTCACAAATCTGTTGAGGTATTTGCTGAATAATTTCACATTTTCATACTAGATCCGATACAATAGCCACAAAGGTGTTAAATAGTTTCAGATTTTTACGCTCCGTTTGCAAATTTAGGTATTCGTTATCCTGTTGATGCTAACGACGGTTCTACCGCCGTTAACCGCCACCGGAAGCTGCTACTTGACGCCGATGATACTCTTTTAACAACGGCGTTAGGGTTTAGCGTCTCAGTAGTGCGTCATACTCTTTCAATACGGTAAAATTTCACTCAGTTGAACTTTAGGTTGAACTATAGTACTTAGTTTCTGGCTGTACTGAACCGAACTTTTAGCATAAATTGAAGTTAGTATCATATTCTGGAAGTTAGGTTTACTGTGTGTGTAGCTTTTTTCATGTTGTGTATCTATTAATTAATCACTGGTGTGTGTTTTTATTTGTGATATTCTGTCATAATTTTATTGTTCTTCTTATACTTTCTTTTTTGTACCTGCAAGTTTTTTTCACAAATTTATCTAGGTATTTGTTAAGTAATTATGCATTTTCATACTAGATCCATTATAATAGCCACAAAGTTGTTAAATAGTTTGAGGCGCTAGGGTTCAGCGTCTCAGTAGTGTGTCAATACGGTAAAATTTCGCTCAGTTGAACTCTAGGTTGAGCTATAGTACTTAGTTTCTGGCTGTACTGAACCAAACTTTTAGCATAAATTGAAGTTAGTATCATATTCTGGAAGTTAGGTTTACTGTGTAGCTTTTTTCATGTTGTGTATCTATTAATTAATCACCGGTGTGTGCTTTTATTTGTGATATTCTGTCATAATTTTATTGTTCTTCTGATACTTTCTTTTTTATACCTGCaagtttctttttcacaaatttATTTAGGTATTTGTTAAGTAATTTTGCATTTTCATACTAGATCCAATACAATAGCCACAAAGTTGTTAAATAGTTTGAGGTGTTAGGGTTCAGCGCATAGTTATCGATAGCGGCCATAGCGACCGCTATCGCGAATAGCGTGGCTAGGCGAGACATGGTCGCTATATGGTGTATAACGCTGAATAGCGTGAAAATAGCGGCCGGAAACCGGCAATTTCTGCCGGAAACCTGCAATTTCTGCTGGAAATCTGCCGGAAACTTGCTGGAAACtatgaagaagaagagaagagcgGCTGCGTTTTTTTATTTGTTGCTCCGGCCAGAAACCTGCAATTTCTGCCGGAAACtatgaagaagaagagaagagcgGCTGccttttttgtttttgttgcgTCTGAGCCTTTCTAGGGTTAGATAACTTTATCGATTTTAAGATTTAACCCCTCTATTTTTCATTAGGTTACATTTAGTCATTACAACTTGTAAAATTTACATAAAAAGTGTAAAATTAGTTtgtgtattttaacatttaacccccccTATTTTCACTAGCttacatttggtccttaaacttATAAATTTATACATACAAGGTATAAAACTaatgttatatataaaaaaaggtTATGTAGATAGCTAtgttttatttcttaaatttttaactaccttatcgctaaacacgaaatagcgggcgctatttcatcgctatcgctatgtagcatataggtacgttgtcgctatttgtcgctatcgataactatggTTCAGCGTCTCAGTAGTGCGTCAATACGGTAAAATTACACTCAGTTGAATTCTAGGTTGAGCAATAGTACTTAATTCCTGACTGTACTGACTTTTTGCACAACTTGAAATTATATTCTGGAAGTTAGGTTTACTGTGTAGCTTTTTTCGTGTTGTGTATTTTGTTAATTAGTTAATTACCTGTGTTTGTGTTTACTTGTGATATTCTGTCAAAATCTTATTTTTGTTCTTATATGTTCTTTCTAATGCTATTACATTGGATTTGGTGCTTTTGAATAATCTTACTGACTGAATAAGTAACACAGAGTACACATTAACTCAAAATGGCTGTGTATTTTTATAACTTTTCATACTAGATCCAATATGATAGTCGCAAAGTTTTTATATCCTTTTGGATCCTTTGATTCGTCTGCAAATTTAGGGTTTCGTTATTTTGTTGATGCTAACCACCGTTCTGCGCGGTAATTGTTACTCGACGGTGCTTTTTAACGGTGTTAGGGTTAACCATCTTAGTGCCTTAAACCTCAATATGGTAATTACGTACAGTTGAAATTTAGGTTGAGCAACAGCACTTAATTCATGACTGTACTGACTTTTAGCACAATTcgaagttagttttattttttcaGGTGTTGCTGGATTGAGTTAATTTTCTAGAAGTTAGGGTTACTATGTAGCTTTATTCGTGTTGTGTGTGTATTAATTACTTAATCACAGGTGTTTGTGTTTACTTGTGAGTTGTGATATTCTGTCAAAATAATTATCGTTGTTCTTATACCTTCTTTTATGTGCATCAGAATAGGTGCTTTTGAAGAATCTCACTGACTGAATAAGTACCACAGAGTACGCATTAACTGAAAATGGCTGTGTATTTAGACTCCTCAGACTCGTATCATAATCATCTTGTATCTCagtttaagaaaagaaaagtaacTTCGGACGGTGATAATGGCTCGTTAGTGTGTTCACTCACGTGTTTACCTACTCTTCAAGCTTCTGATTATTTTATGGAACCTAGTTTGAGTGAGTTGATCTCAAGGGAACTCATGGATCCAGGTTACTGTGCTAGGGTTCAAAACTTTACGGTTGGTAGGTACGGATACGGAAACGTTAAGTTTTTTGGGGAAACCGATGTCAGATGGTTAGATTTAGACCAGATTGTTAAGTTCAGAAGGCACGAGATTGTTGTTTATGAAGATGAAACCGTCAAACCGTCGGTTGGTAAGGGGCTTAACAAAGCTGCCGAAGTAACTTTAATACTTCAAACAGATTCCTCAATTGAGAAGTTGAAATTAAGTGCAGAAAATCAAGGAGCTGAGTTCATTTCTTTTGACCTGAGCCAAAAAGAATGGAAGTTTTCTGTTCAACATTTTAGCAGATTTGGGTTgagtgatgatgaggaggatgatgTCATGATGGATGATGCTGATGTCGATGTTAGAGAACGAGAACAGGTTACAATGAACGATAACGACGGTTCTGATCTTGACGAAGGCAGCCCGTTAACAGATTCTCGTTTACTTTCTCATTCGCTTCCTTCGCACCTCGGGCTCGATCCCGTTAGAATGAAGGAGATGAGGATGATGATGTTTTCTCctgaagaagaagaggatgacGCCGAATTAGATAACTTAAACGGCACGTTTTCACACCATAGACCGTTACACGGTAACAAAACGGTGCAAAGATCCAGCCCGTTAACAATTCGGAAGACCCCACTAGCTTTACTCGAGTACAATCCCGGTAGTTTTGCTTCAAGTGATAATGGGTCTATTTTACTCTCTCAACAAAACAAAGGGGTTCCTTTGACAATAACAAAAGTTCAAGGGTTTAAACTGGAAATTAAGGAAACACCAGTAACAAAAAGCTATTCGAAGAACATAGTTGATGCTGGATTGTTGATGGGTAGGTCGTTCGGTATAGCATGGGGTCCAAACAACCTTCTTATTCACTGTGGTTCCGTTGGTGACAGTAATAAGAGTCCACATCTTTCTTCTAcaataagtttagaaaaagttgcaACTGATAATGTCGTCAGAGATGAAAACAACAAAATACGTGAAGAACTTATTGGTTTATGCTTCGATTCTCCGTTAAGTTACCATAAAGAAATTAATTTTGAAACGAATGAATTCATAGTTGATTCATATAAGTTAAAGGCTCGAAAGCTTGTGTTTAACCGTTTGGATTTATCGCATGTATGCCGCCAATATATCGGGATTATCGAAAAGCAGTTAGAAGTACCAGGATTATCTTCTTCTGCTCGTGTGATGTTAATGCACCAAGTTTTTGTTTGGGAACTTATAAATGTTCTTTTTTCCTCAAAAGAAAGTTCTATAGAAGCTGACGTGGCAGCACTCCCGTTGATTCGAAGAGCAGAGTTCAGTGTTTTGTTACAAGAAAGTGTTTGTCACCGTGTACAAGAAGAAATAAGTTCGTTAAACGATTCAAAAGATTTACAACAGTTGTTTTTACTTTTAACTGGCCGACAAATCGATGCGGCCGTTGAATTGTCGGCATCTAGGGGAGATGTACGACTCGCTTGTCTGTTAACCCAAGCTGGTGGGTCCACCATTAACCGTATGGACATCGATCGACAACTCGACCTTTGGAAAACCAACAGTCTAGATTTCGGTTTTATTGAGAAGGATAGGATAAGGCTTTTCGAGTTGCTTGCAGGTAATATCCACGGGGCATTAGGTGAAATGGATATCGACTGGAAACGGTTTTTAGGATTGCTGATGTGGTATCATCTTCAACCTGCTTCCGATTTGACTTCTATATTTCAAACCTATCAACACCTTCTAGAAGATGGGCGGGCCCCGTATCCGGTTCCTGTCTACATAGATGAAAAACTGGTAATGGATAAAATAAGTTGGAGTCCTGGTAACCGTTTCGATCTTGCGTATTATTTAATGATTCTTCATAGTAACGAAGGGAGAGACGTTACTAATATTCACATGTTGAAGACTATGTTTAGTGCGTTTGCTTCAACT
It encodes:
- the LOC110911464 gene encoding sodium channel modifier 1 isoform X1, which encodes MSVFGGDSWGREAHYRKRRVDDLLLDAAGDQSSSYRKLSSGKYACLLCPHTPVFDTPVILSMHMKSRRHLAAESRLKQNEEERQNEMNKRIALSLESTSTSKTGNTPTKQANLASKPLTEKTRKATFDLLHHSHPEQGTTVNSVSQCPIPENSSFGPTEATGNNVDRLSLDYRECRERELKFIEAGWKRDCHGGWFRDENVEFDSDEEDPNEYYLANGK
- the LOC110911464 gene encoding sodium channel modifier 1 isoform X2; this translates as MSVFGGDSWGREAHYRKRRVDDLLLDAAGDQSSSYRKLSSGKYACLLCPHTPVFDTPMHMKSRRHLAAESRLKQNEEERQNEMNKRIALSLESTSTSKTGNTPTKQANLASKPLTEKTRKATFDLLHHSHPEQGTTVNSVSQCPIPENSSFGPTEATGNNVDRLSLDYRECRERELKFIEAGWKRDCHGGWFRDENVEFDSDEEDPNEYYLANGK
- the LOC110911471 gene encoding nuclear pore complex protein NUP96 isoform X1 yields the protein MAVYLDSSDSYHNHLVSQFKKRKVTSDGDNGSLVCSLTCLPTLQASDYFMEPSLSELISRELMDPGYCARVQNFTVGRYGYGNVKFFGETDVRWLDLDQIVKFRRHEIVVYEDETVKPSVGKGLNKAAEVTLILQTDSSIEKLKLSAENQGAEFISFDLSQKEWKFSVQHFSRFGLSDDEEDDVMMDDADVDVREREQVTMNDNDGSDLDEGSPLTDSRLLSHSLPSHLGLDPVRMKEMRMMMFSPEEEEDDAELDNLNGTFSHHRPLHGNKTVQRSSPLTIRKTPLALLEYNPGSFASSDNGSILLSQQNKGVPLTITKVQGFKLEIKETPVTKSYSKNIVDAGLLMGRSFGIAWGPNNLLIHCGSVGDSNKSPHLSSTISLEKVATDNVVRDENNKIREELIGLCFDSPLSYHKEINFETNEFIVDSYKLKARKLVFNRLDLSHVCRQYIGIIEKQLEVPGLSSSARVMLMHQVFVWELINVLFSSKESSIEADVAALPLIRRAEFSVLLQESVCHRVQEEISSLNDSKDLQQLFLLLTGRQIDAAVELSASRGDVRLACLLTQAGGSTINRMDIDRQLDLWKTNSLDFGFIEKDRIRLFELLAGNIHGALGEMDIDWKRFLGLLMWYHLQPASDLTSIFQTYQHLLEDGRAPYPVPVYIDEKLVMDKISWSPGNRFDLAYYLMILHSNEGRDVTNIHMLKTMFSAFASTHDPLDHHMIWHQRAVLEAVGTFSCDDLHVLDMGFVSQLLNLGHCHWAIYVVLHMSHRDDYPYLQASVIREILFQYCETWSAQENQRQFIVDLGVPSAWLHEALAVYHAYSGNSFKALEHYLGCGFWQKAHSTFITSVAHSLFMSGKQSEILRLATSMEDHKSEIENWDLGAGIFITFYSLKSSLKEDDSMTELVSLQDKNDACRKFFSRLKGSLAFWEGRLPIDASFSNYHHQVSLI
- the LOC110911471 gene encoding nuclear pore complex protein NUP96 isoform X2 gives rise to the protein MAVYLDSSDSYHNHLVSQFKKRKVTSDGDNGSLVCSLTCLPTLQASDYFMEPSLSELISRELMDPGYCARVQNFTVGRYGYGNVKFFGETDVRWLDLDQIVKFRRHEIVVYEDETVKPSVGKGLNKAAEVTLILQTDSSIEKLKLSAENQGAEFISFDLSQKEWKFSVQHFSRFGLSDDEEDDVMMDDADVDVREREQVTMNDNDGSDLDEGSPLTDSRLLSHSLPSHLGLDPVRMKEMRMMMFSPEEEEDDAELDNLNGTFSHHRPLHGNKTVQRSSPLTIRKTPLALLEYNPGSFASSDNGSILLSQQNKGVPLTITKVQGFKLEIKETPVTKSYSKNIVDAGLLMGRSFGIAWGPNNLLIHCGSVGDSNKSPHLSSTISLEKVATDNVVRDENNKIREELIGLCFDSPLSYHKEINFETNEFIVDSYKLKARKLVFNRLDLSHVCRQYIGIIEKQLEVPGLSSSARVMLMHQVFVWELINVLFSSKESSIEADVAALPLIRRAEFSVLLQESVCHRVQEEISSLNDSKDLQQLFLLLTGRQIDAAVELSASRGDVRLACLLTQAGGSTINRMDIDRQLDLWKTNSLDFGFIEKDRIRLFELLAGNIHGALGEMDIDWKRFLGLLMWYHLQPASDLTSIFQTYQHLLEDGRAPYPVPVYIDEKLVMDKISWSPGNRFDLAYYLMILHSNEGRDVTNIHMLKTMFSAFASTHDPLDHHMIWHQRAVLEAVGTFSCDDLHVLDMGFVSQLLNLGHCHWAIYVVLHMSHRDDYPYLQASVIREILFQYCETWSAQENQRQFIVDLGVPSAWLHEALAVYHAYSGNSFKALEHYLGCGFWQKAHSTFITSVAHSLFMSGKQSEILRLATSMEDHKSEIENWDLGAGIFITFYSLKSSLKEDDSMTELVSLQDKNDACRKFFSRLKGSLAFWEGRLPIDARC